A single Perca flavescens isolate YP-PL-M2 chromosome 2, PFLA_1.0, whole genome shotgun sequence DNA region contains:
- the klf3 gene encoding Krueppel-like factor 3, translating into MLIYDYPLKTDMETSFYSSLVKTPEQYGVIFSHPAHLFHPTHMHAFTHSHTPSNPTHTQLEPVDLSVSKRSSSTSSSSSPHCSSASSPASSRSSPPSPYSSAPRPSPRCSPPHSQLRSSPPTSSLSYPTMVAPMISPGSGVIQGSGVMMSQVMVPLSVLYPPSLHLHQSIMVSPPVANDDDHHRSREHKTVHCGDAPDLHKSVKTEPRSEIAHDTHSSHEMKSSVIRIPHEYGCNNPSVIVHSGAKHPLPAESPDTLKKRRIHRCDFNGCNKVYTKSSHLKAHRRTHTGEKPYKCMWEGCTWKFARSDELTRHFRKHTGVKPFQCPDCERSFSRSDHLALHKKRHLLV; encoded by the exons ATGCTGATATATGACTACCCTCTAAAGACAGACATGGAGACG tcatTCTACTCTTCGTTAGTGAAAACCCCGGAGCAATACGGAGTGATCTTCTCCCATCCCGCCCACCTCTTCCACCCCACGCACATGCATGCCTTCACCCACTCCCACACCCCAAgcaaccccacacacacacagctggagcCTGTGGACCTGTCAGTCAGCAAGCGTTCCTCCTccacttcttcttcctcctcccctcactgctcctccgcctcctccccGGCCTCCTCACGCAGCTCCCCGCCTTCCCCCTACAGTTCGGCTCCCCGCCCCTCCCCCCGCTGCTCCCCCCCACACTCCCAGCTGCGCTCCTCGCCGCCTACTTCCTCACTTTCCTACCCCACCATGGTGGCTCCTATGATCAGCCCAGGATCCGGAGTCATCCAGGGGTCAGGGGTCATGATGTCTCAAGTCATGGtgcctctgtctgtcctctacCCCCCGTCTCTGCACCTGCATCAGTCCATTATGGTGAGCCCACCTGTCGCCAATGACGACGACCATCATCGAAGCAGGGAGCACAAGACAG TTCACTGTGGCGACGCCCCTGACCTGCACAAGTCAGTCAAAACAGAGCCTCGCTCTGAGATCGCTCATGACACGCATAGCAGCCACGAGATGAAATCATCAGTCATCAGGATACCACACGAATACGG GTGTAACAACCCGTCCGTAATAGTTCATTCGGGCGCAAAGCATCCTCTCCCTGCCGAGTCTCCTGACACGCTGAAAAAGCGGCGAATCCACCGCTGCGACTTCAATGGCTGTAACAAAGTGTACACCAAGAGCTCCCATCTCAAAGCACACCGCAGGACACACACCG GTGAGAAACCCTACAAGTGCATGTGGGAAGGCTGCACGTGGAAGTTCGCCCGTTCAGATGAGCTGACGAGACACTTCCGCAAGCACACAGGAGTCAAACCGTTCCAGTGCCCTGACTGTGAACGCAGCTTCTCCCGTTCTGACCACCTGGCTTTGCACAAGAAACGCCACCTCCTGGTATGA